A region of Larimichthys crocea isolate SSNF chromosome X, L_crocea_2.0, whole genome shotgun sequence DNA encodes the following proteins:
- the lcorl gene encoding uncharacterized protein lcorl isoform X2 has translation MLLRDLDLFDDCEPDEVDDWSVEANCSQCSFCNLPLEKLSDQVPSATSPLSSPSDYSPCQAPTISESSQSAHRFLQAVFHKKDVPHGCDPNIPLVAQELMKKMIHRFALEYASKCLLHTSTNGVTTRTSSPLSETSDAPLDLTVSRTQEEKENESEPDGVLDLSNRNSACSATSSTSLSNHKASGSALLPSLAEGLGDLGQQRTKCRQSSALDAVLSSLCPSHSSLLYQILKLAHKEKLLLLLKHRPAGQTESHCCHCGVNPQDNVTPNAVSFSECKAHNSSLYYPLTNCDHQGCGSTMYHAGDCKSNCSIHHYPLTNCKSEAPQGSSFCCLQRSKMETYTVLCPKRLHCISCQGLALGHINNIVSSFPSSPPSSKSPSLCTPSSSLCPSSSICCNQHNPHSCPCYSNLACLTQVKITKERAVGDGDPPCPVLKREQSPSPPPLSPIAPDINKKTDEKPPSLLHHRQEEEADLMVKDGFVNASHQEALMDTGTEEEQGCRTPRSSRAEQNPSGTLLQDVVNRFSEKLETIRPVEKDPPSVSTVIYVSERELPQTPSTSQNLQFHADAHLTEIITTVLHTGSASDYNLSELFNRHDSKEPKSPNTRSRRRQEVLAAMATPADDASTRRQTLQIKRELAMLDQSYSRRKGPAAKRARFKDENTVTTLNTLSDSNLVKEESKREVDVGVEPLENHRVGEGPLNHILTAESDREEVKEEIQTVIVAEEFQIIKVEKKESEICSEEKDLSLPGTQIPTPELQSKNDKQGSKGDGVQTQAMTATSTSNCSKPCKGDSKGSSAGSDRNHKGAPSGQSSDCKKRPDDGKDCHCPKGRKKSQSHHSDDSRRSRRNIVPPQRFSSYVTEPRQMFFAACFSGGIFTQKTRKDKALTSSTLDALSKDPDAKDNQQESSPLSSPEHTFESTHGEQCQPSFKESNENQVITHNAPAKEKSPARNISDSGTDGSDCSAKPLGRLRSSPKRLQYTKTTSRTPKNTSNMDVTIKPAPCVESPPNSQLQYTSPIKLMFVSPVRDKEGVRYSLKSAGSGSSGQAEEPFDPCEESSWSGTPQIHKSQSTKSATSRVKSGSSPLKSATSPARSAFSPPKSASLPSKSASSPSKSASSPSKSASSPAKSASSPPKSASTSPKSASSKPKSASSPSKSASSPSKSASSPSKSASSPSKSASSPSKSASSPAKSASSTPKSASSPRKSSSSPRKSPSSPRKSPSSPAKSASSPKSASASPKQSTRRSGEGTPTKRVAGTESHRSSGEVLSLHETTPPKRRPGRPKKLGPQLEQKVKRPIGRPRKEKAVDSEVGAKTVNGKSDVPSDVEENVNKNLKITVVYGRSRRNKRTVSEGFDQLQTEFHDACQAVGLKSDLGILMHNSNTSSGSIKTSSTELPEKLHLANPVKESAPQTNCNIKCQKRDDSVPSRKPGRPAKVKISGISVTVTTVSPRQRKIQINKDTRQSPERLIRKKLLVPEFRSAKEPWTISRQSTSKSSLLEEGIETKDESKEKLPNQPVAVRHSMRVRKPSMHFLHAVATSMSRSYSHSNALLRRSKQLLLNKASNERKQAELQSSVQTLVEKRPLCGQEQENISQDLNRVASMSVDSIFTPEETLKWWAASAEENTMNQELARRIRHISDTWVSDTVENQEKEIALNSKLGTKGNRKSKQSSVVRTLFDCPPNKPRSCSMQQLCSWFMQTTETQSLGIVKKASSRNPYELMHFPRSTNNKSVCHSPQAERLRKHIKKFAKTVPKSPLQHQQAQRRLRKRNEGSPSTHNVKRQLFALGCATGRLSQTAQWKRYRAFLKYQTTLFRARTRFLNRRERERWRKRQRNRISIKVATGCLNGHVVTGLQPNPNALNRSAKYRLSDCLEDSSATGSVDQTQEPVDVPKEQNLCSKAWSPETLKECRVFLRKINSPDNESTEEEWDSCTVTLDNGSPSAYLFAGRTRELVGVVKAVKTKRKQSMNRTASRELAGSAPKSVQEQDEMPAGRQKGKYKSPGVVSTEQPQPPPAKMLRQSRMRGLTGPRWCDFVFEN, from the exons ATGCTGCTGAGAGACCTTGATTTATTCGATG ACTGTGAACCTGACGAGGTGGATGACTGGTCTGTAGAAGCAAACTGCTCTCAGTGTTCATTCTGCAACCTTCCCCTGGAGAAACTTAGT GATCAAGTACCTTCAGCCACGTCGCCCCTCTCCTCGCCCTCTGATTACTCTCCCTGTCAGGCTCCAACCATCTCTGAGAGCAGCCAATCAGCGCACAGGTTCCTCCAAGCTGTGTTTCACAAGAAAG ATGTGCCGCACGGCTGCGATCCCAACATCCCTCTGGTTGCCCAGGAGCTCATGAAGAAGATGATACATCGCTTTGCCTTGGAGTACGCGTCCAAGTGCCTGCTCCACACCAGTACAAATGGTGTTACAACAAGGACCTCATCACCTTTGTCAGAGACATCAGATGCCCCTCTGGACCTCACAGTGAGCCGAAcccaggaggagaaagagaatgaaagTGAACCAG ATGGCGTGCTCGACCTCTCCAACAGGAACTCTGCCTGCTCAGCAACTTCATCAACATCCTTATCTAATCACAAAGCCTCAGG CTCTGCCCTGCTGCCATCACTTGCTGAAGGATTGGGGGATCTGGGACAACAAAGGACTAAGTGTCGTCAGAGCTCAGCGTTGGATGCTGTTCTCAGCTCACTCTGCCCATCACACAGTTCCTTACTCTACCAGATTCTGAAGCTGGCACACAAGGAGAAATTGCTGTTGTTGCTTAAACACAGACCTGCAGGTCAAACTGAATCTCACTGCTGTCATTGTGGCGTTAACCCACAGGATAATGTTACTCCTAATGCAGTCTCATTTAGTGAATGTAAAGCCCATAACAGCAGCTTGTACTACCCTTTAACTAATTGTGATCATCAAGGTTGTGGCAGCACAATGTATCATGCAGGAGACTGCAAATCCAATTGTAGCATCCATCACTACCCTTTAACAAACTGTAAAAGTGAAGCTCCTCAGGGCTCAAGCTTCTGCTGTTTGCAGAGGTCCAAGATGGAAACCTACACTGTTCTTTGCCCCAAGAGGCTGCACTGCATTTCCTGCCAAGGCCTGGCTCTAGGTCATATCAACAACATAGTGAGTTCatttccatcctctcctccgtcATCTAAATCCCCTTCACTGTGCACTCCCTCCTCCAGCTTATGCCCTTCCTCATCGATCTGCTGTAACCAACACAACCCCCACTCTTGTCCCTGTTATTCAAACCTTGCCTGTCTGACACAGGTCAAGATCACAAAAGAAAGAGCGGTTGGAGATGGGGATCCTCCCTGTCCTGTCttgaagagagagcagagcccctctcctcctcctctatcccCTATCGCCCCAGACATCAATaagaaaactgatgaaaagccaccctccctccttcaccaTCGACAAGAGGAGGAAGCTGACCTAATGGTCAAAGATGGCTTTGTGAATGCAAGCCACCAGGAAGCACTCATGGATACAGGTACAGAAGAGGAGCAGGGGTGTAGGACCCCAAGAAGTAGTCGGGCTGAGCAGAACCCAAGTGGGACTTTACTACAAGATGTCGTGAATCGCTTCAGTGAGAAACTGGAGACAATCAGACCTGTAGAGAAAGACCCACCTTCAGTTTCAACAGTAATTTATGTCTCTGAAAGGGAGCTGCCACAGACTCCCTCAACCAGTCAGAACTTGCAGTTTCATGCTGATGCCCACCTGACTGAAATCATCACCACGGTGCTTCATACAGGCAGTGCTAGTGACTACAATCTCAGTGAGCTGTTCAATCGCCATGATAGCAAAGAGCCCAAGTCACCTAATACTCGCTCCCGTCGTCGTCAAGAAGTCCTTGCTGCCATGGCAACGCCTGCTGATGACGCTTCAACCAGAAGACAAACTTTACAAATTAAACGAGAGCTTGCCATGTTGGACCAGTCTTACAGTAGGAGAAAGGGGCCAGCAGCAAAGAGAGCAAgatttaaagatgaaaatacTGTAACTACATTAAACACTTTGTCGGATTCAAACCTAGTTAAAGAGGAGTCTAAAAGAGAAGTGGATGTAGGGGTGGAACCTTTAGAAAATCATAGAGTTGGGGAGGGACCACTGAACCACATTCTCACTGCAGAAAGTGACAGGGAAGAAGTAAAAGAAGAGATACAGACAGTTATAGTAGCAGAAGAATTTCAGATCATTAAagtagagaagaaagaaagtgagataTGCAGTGAGGAAAAAGATCTTTCTCTCCCAGGCACTCAAATACCGACCCCTGAACTGCAGAGCAAGAATGACAAACAAGGGTCAAAGGGTGACGGTGTGCAAACACAGGCGATGACAGCAACCTCAACAAGTAACTGTAGCAAACCCTGTAAAGGAGACAGTAAGGGTAGCAGTGCTGGAAGTGATAGGAACCATAAAGGAGCCCCATCAGGCCAAAGTTCTGACTGTAAAAAGAGACCAGATGATGGTAAAGATTGTCATTGTCCTAAAGGGCGGAAGAAATCTCAATCACACCACTCAGATGATTCAAGGAGATCCAGGAGAAACATAGTCCCTCCACAGCGGTTCTCCTCCTATGTCACAGAGCCCAGGCAGATgttctttgctgcatgtttctcTGGAGGCATCTTTACTCAGAAAACACGAAAGGATAAAGCATTGACATCTAGCACCCTGGATGCCTTATCCAAAGATCCAGATGCTAAGGACAACCAGCAAGAATCCAGCCCTCTGTCATCACCTGAGCACACCTTTGAATCAACACATGGAGAACAATGTCAACCGTCTTTCAAAGAGTCAAATGAAAACCAGGTAATTACACATAATGCGCCTGCCAAAGAGAAAAGTCCTGCAAGAAACATCTCAGACAGTGGGACAGATGGCAGCGACTGTAGTGCCAAACCTTTAGGAAGGCTACGATCATCTCCAAAAAGACTACAGTACACAAAGACCACTTCAAGAACTcccaaaaacacatcaaatatgGATGTCACCATTAAGCCTGCTCCCTGTGTTGAGAGCCCTCCAAACTCCCAACTCCAGTACACTAGTCCAATTAAGCTCATGTTTGTATCACCAGTTAGGGATAAGGAAGGAGTCAGATACAGTCTCAAATCAGCCGGGTCTGGTTCTAGTGGACAAGCAGAGGAACCTTTTGATCCATGCGAAGAGTCGTCATGGTCAGGGACACCTCAGATACACAAGAGTCAGAGCACTAAATCTGCTACTTCACGAGTAAAATCTGGCTCTTCACCACTAAAGTCTGCTACCTCACCTGCAAGATCTGCTTTTTCACCTCCCAAGTCTGCTTCTTTACCATCCAAGTCTGCTTCTTCACCATCCAAGTCTGCTTCTTCCCCATCCAAGTCTGCTTCTTCACCAGCCAAGTCTGCTTCTTCACCTCCCAAGTCTGCATCTACATCACCCAAGTCTGCTTCCTCAAAACCCAAGTCTGCTTCTTCCCCATCCAAGTCTGCTTCTTCCCCATCCAAGTCTGCTTCTTCCCCATCCAAGTCTGCTTCTTCACCATCCAAGTCTGCTTCATCACCATCCAAGTCTGCTTCATCACCAGCGAAGTCTGCTTCCTCGACACCCAAGTCAGCTTCTTCGCCAAGGAAGTCGTCATCTTCGCCAAGGAAGTCGCCATCTTCGCCAAGGAAGTCGCCATCTTCACCAGCCAAGTCTGCCTCTTCACCGAAGTCAGCTTCCGCTTCACCTAAACAAAGTACCAGAAGATCAGGCGAAGGTACTCCAACTAAGCGTGTTGCTGGAACTGAGAGCCACAGATCATCAGGTGAGGTACTGTCTCTCCACGAAACTACTCCTCCAAAAAGGCGCCCAGGTCGGCCAAAGAAGCTGGGACCACAGCTAGAGCAAAAAGTGAAGAGGCCGATTGGTCGGCCGCGTAAGGAGAAGGCTGTCGATTCAGAAGTGGGGGCAAAAACTGTAAATGGAAAATCCGATGTACCATCGGACGTTGaggaaaatgtaaacaaaaacctcaaaataaCAGTAGTGTATGGCCGCTCAAGAAGAAATAAACGAACCGTGTCTGAGGGCTTTGATCAGCTGCAAACAGAATTCCACGATGCTTGTCAAGCAGTGGGCCTTAAAAGTGACTTGGGCATTTTAATGCACAACTCTAACACCAGCTCAGGTAGTATCAAAACATCCTCAACGGAATTGCCAGAGAAATTACATTTGGCCAACCCTGTGAAAGAGTCTGCACCTCAAACTAACTGTAACATCAAATGCCAGAAGCGGGATGATTCTGTACCCTCAAGGAAACCAGGTCGACCTGcaaaagttaaaatctctggAATCTCAGTTACAGTAACCACAGTGTCACCTCGACAACGTAAAATTCAGATAAATAAGGATACTCGGCAGTCTCCTGAAAGGCTAATCCGTAAGAAATTACTTGTACCAGAATTCAGATCTGCCAAAGAGCCTTGGACAATCAGTCGTCAATCAACGAGCAAAAGCAGTCTTTTGGAGGAAGGGATAGAAACGAAGGATGAAAGTAAAGAAAAACTGCCAAATCAGCCTGTAGCAGTGCGTCACTCAATGAGAGTGAGAAAGCCCTCGATGCACTTTCTGCACGCTGTTGCCACCTCCATGTCTAGATCATACAGCCACAGTAACGCTCTACTACGGCGCTCTAAACAACTCCTGCTGAACAAGGCCAGCAATGAAAGGAAGCAAGCAGAGCTACAGAGTAGTGTTCAAACTTTAGTGGAGAAGAGACCGCTCTGTGGACAAGAGCAGGAGAACATCTCTCAGGACCTGAACAGAGTGGCAAGCATGTCTGTAGACTCAATCTTTACCCCAGAAGAGACACTGAAGTGGTGGGCAGCATCGGCTGAGGAAAACACTATGAACCAGGAGCTTGCCAGGCGAATACGACACATCTCTGACACTTGGGTCTCGGACACAGTGGAGAACCAAGAAAAGGAAATCGCCTTAAATTCTAAACTAGGCACTAAAGGCAACAGGAAGTCAAAACAATCCTCTGTGGTACGAACACTGTTCGACTGTCCTCCTAATAAACCAAGGTCCTGcagcatgcagcagctctgctcatGGTTTATGCAGACCACGGAGACACAGTCTCTAGGTATTGTCAAGAAGGCAAGCTCCCGTAATCCTTACGAACTTATGCACTTCCCTCGTTCTACcaataataaaagtgtttgcCACAGTCCTCAGGCAGAGCGACTCCGCAAACATATCAAGAAATTTGCCAAAACAGTGCCCAAAAGTCCTCTGCAACATCAACAGGCACAGAGAAGGCTGAGGAAGAGAAATGAGGGATCTCCATCGACGCATAATGTTAAGCGACAACTTTTCGCACTGGGGTGTGCAACAGGCAGGCTCAGTCAGACAGCCCAATGGAAGAGATACAGAGCATTTCTAAAATACCAGACCACTCTGTTTAGAGCAAGGACAAGATTTCTGAAccggagagaaagggagagatgGCGAAAGAGGCAGAGGAATAGGATAAGCATAAAGGTAGCTACAGGCTGTTTAAATGGACATGTAGTGACTGGACTACAACCAAATCCTAACGCATTAAACAGATCAGCAAAATATCGGTTATCTGACTGTTTGGAGGACAGTTCTGCCACCGGTTCTGTTGACCAAACTCAGGAGCCCGTGGACGTACCCAAAGAGCAGAATCTCTGCTCTAAAGCCTGGAGTCCTGAGACGCTGAAGGAATGCCGGGTGTTTCTGAGAAAGATCAACTCTCCAGACAACGAATCAACTGAGGAAGAGTGGGACTCCTGTACTGTGACACTGGATAATGGGTCACCTTCTGCATACCTCTTCGCAGGAAGGACGAGAGAACTGGTAGGTGTTGTTAAAGCTGTGAAAACTAAAAGAAAGCAGAGCATGAATAGGACTGCCTCAAGAGAGTTAGCAGGTTCTGCACCTAAGTCAGTCCAGGAGCAGGATGAGATGCCAGCAGGGAGGCAGAAAGGCAAATACAAAAGTCCAGGGGTTGTGTCTACTGaacaaccacaaccaccaccagcGAAAATGTTAAGACAATCGCGAATGAGGGGCCTGACCGGGCCAAGATGGTGCGACTTTGTGTTTG aaaactaa